TTCCGCAGGCGCAGCGCACGCGCGGCACGCCCCGGTTGTCGACGAGGACGGCGGTGCCCACCTGGAGCACCGACTGGAAGCTCGTCGCCCGTCCGTCGCGGAAGCCGTGGTTGGTGACCCGGGTGTCGGCACGCAGCACGACCGAGGTCAGACCGCGCAGAAAGCCGGGGATGTCGGCCTGCGAGATGCCCGAGGCCCCCGCGAAGGCGCGCGCCTTGGCCTGGTCGGAGGTGAGGAAGCGGATCTGCCGTTCGACGTCGCAACTGCCGACGGACTGGGTACCGCCGTAGAGACCGGGGGTGGCGCCCGAGAAGGAACGCACCTCCTGGGTCGTGGCGGAGGAATTGCCGGTGGGCGTCGACTGCGGCGTTCGGGTGACGGGCGGCGGGGTCGCGGTGGAGGTGGCGGTGGAGTCGGTGAAGGGGTCGGGGCCCTGGGCCGCGGCCGGCTGGAGGAAGAGTTCGCCGGTCGATGTGCCGGACGCCTTGGCCGTGCCGCCGTCGCTGTCGCCGCCGCAGCCGGCGACAAGGAGCGCCGCCGAAAGCGTGCAGGCCGCGAGGAAAGTTCTGGTGGGTATGCGCACCACGTTCTCCCGTCCGTCCCGGGCAGTTTGTCGATCATTCCGGGCAGTTCGTCCACCATTGTCTGCGTCACCCGGTTGGGTCACGCAAGCGGAGACAGTCACTTAGCGTCACAATGGAGAGGAGAGGAGCTGGCTGAGGTGGGCTGGTTCGCAGCATCCGAGTACTGGCTGAGCCGCATGGTCTTCCAGCGGGCTCTGGCCACCGTCTACCTCGTCGCGTTCCTGGGCGCGGCGCTGCAGTTCCGTGCGCTGCTCGGGGAGCGCGGCATGCTCCCGATCCCCCGCTTCGTGGCGCTGGTGCCGTTCCGCCGGGCACCCAGCGTGTTCCATCTGCACTACTCCGACCGGTTCTTCGCGGCGTGGGCATGGACGGGCTGCGCGGTGTCGGCGGCGCTCATCGCGGGCGTCGACCGGCAACTCCCGCTCTGGGGCTGCATGTTGCTGTGGCTGGTCCCGTGGGCGCTGTATCTGTCGATCGTGAACGTCGGCCAGACCTGGTACTCGTTCGGCTGGGAGTCGCTGCTGCTCGAGGTCGGATTCCTGGCCGTCTTCCTGGGCAATGACGAGGTCGCGCCGCCGGTCGTGGTCCTCTTCCTGTTGCGCTGGCTGCTGTTCCGCGTCGAGTTCGGTGCCGGGCTGATCAAGATGCGCGGCGACGCGTGCTGGCGCACGCTCACCTGCCTCGACTACCACCACCAGACGCAGCCGATGCCGGGCCCGCTGAGCTGGTTCTTCCACCACCTGCCCAGGCCGCTGCACCGGGTGGAGGTCGCAGCCAACCACGTCACCCAACTGGTCGTGCCCGTCCTGCTGTTCACCCCCCGGCCGATCGCGACCGCCGCCGCGTCGCTGATGATCCTGACGCAGCTGTGGCTGGTCCTGTCCGGCAACTTCGCCTGGCTGAACTGGGTCACGATCGTGGTGGCCCTCTCTGTCGTCGAGTTCCCCACCACGCCCCCGGACGTCGCCGGCCCACCGCTCTGGTACGAGATCGTGGTCCTGGCCGTGGCCACGGGGCTGGTGGCCCTCAGCTACCGGCCCGCACGCAACCTGGTCTCCCCGCGCCAGGTCATGAACCGCTCCTTCGACCCGCTCCATCTGGTCAACACCTACGGCGCGTTCGGCAGCGTCAGCCGGTTGCGCCACGAGGTGGTGATCGAGGGCACGGCGGACGAGGTGCCACGCGAGGAGTCGGACTGGCGGGAGTACGAGTTCAAGGGCAAGCCGGGCGATGTACGGCACTGGCCGCGGCAGTTCGCGCCGTACCATCTGCGCCTCGACTGGCTGATGTGGTTCGTGGGGCTCTCCCCCTCGTACGCCGGGGCCTGGTTCACGGGCCTGGTGGAACGGCTCCTGGAGAACGACCGCGACACGCTGCGGCTGCTGCGCAGCTCGCCGTTCCCGCCGGACGCGCCGCCCCGGTACGTCCGCGCCCGCCTCTACCGCTACCGCTACACGACCTGGCGCGAGCTGCGGGAGACGGGCGCGTGCTGGGAGCGGACGTACGTGCGGGAGTTCATGCCGCCGACACGGCTGGACCGCCCGGTGACTCAGAGCTGGTAAACGCGCGTTGCCGTCCCCGTCAGCACGGCCTCGCACCCGGTCGCATCGAGTTCACGGATCAACTCGTGTGCGGTGTCGATGACTTGGGCGTACGACGCTGCCAGCGTGCACACCGGCCAGTCGGAGCCGAACATCAGCCGGTCGGGCCCGAAGGCGTCCAGGACCGTGTCGGCGTACGGGCGCAGGTCGTCGAGCACGAGGGCGAGGAACTCCGGGGTCTCCTCGGCGACGGTGACGGTCTGCACGAGGACCGTGCGGTCGACCCCGGCGGCGCGCGCTTCCGGTTCGAGGTCGGTGACGGCGAAGTTCCTTCGCAGCGGCCGGAGTTCGGGACCGGTGATCCAGTCCTGGTCGCGGACGGAGAGGTCCCACACGTGGTGGTGGGCGTCGACGGTCACGGCAGCTCCCATACGACGGGCAGGCCCGCGGCGGCTCCGTCGCCGGAGTAGTCGTGCACGACGTCGAGGAGTTCGGCCATGCGGGCCTGCCAGGCGATGTCGACCGGCAACTCCGCCAGGGCGGCCGGCAGCCGCGCGTCGTCCTCGCACTTCAGGACATGGAGGAGGTCGGTCCCTCCCCCACCGCCAGATCGTCCAGGAAGTGGCTCCGGCGGCGCGGATGGCCTCGGTCAGCTCGGCGGGGACCTCGCGGTGCGCGGCCTCGTACGCCGCGACGCGGTCGGCACGGACCTTGGTGTGCAGGGCGACTCTCATGACGGCTCCCGGGCGGGTACGGGGGCGTCGGCGGGCAGGAGCTTCGCCTCGCGCAGCTCCTGCCAGAAGGCCGGAGGCACTCGGTCGGCGAACTGCTCGGCGCAGTCACGGACTTCGGCAGCAGAGCGGGCGCCGACGAGGACGCTCGCCACCGCCGGATGGGCCGCACAGAAGGCTAGGGCGGCAGCGCGCAGGGAGGTGCCGTGTCGTTCGGCGATCGCCTTGAGCAGCAGCGCCCGGTCTAGCAACTCCGCCGGCGTGGTCGCATAGTTGTACGTCGCTCCAGCACGAGGATCCGCCAGCAGGCCCGAGTTGAAGGCGCCGCCGATCACGACGGACACACCGCGCTCGACGGCGGCGGGCAGCAGCTCGGCCAGGGCGCGCTGATCGAGCAGGGTGTACCGGCCGGCGCACAGCACCACGTCGACGTCCGTGTCGCGGACGAACCGGGTGAGCATCTCCGCCTGGTTCATTCCGACGCCGATCGCGCCGACCAGGCCTTCGCTCCGCATGTCCTCCAGTTCTGGATAAGCCTCTCGGAAGGCCTGCTCGGCATGGTCGTCGGGGTCGTGCAGGTACACGATGTCTACGCGCTCCAGGCCGAGGCGTCGCAGGCTCTCCTCCAGGGAGCGACGCACCCCGTAGGCGCTGAAGTCCCAGACACGGTGATGAGCCGCGGACACAGCGAACCCGTTCGCAAGGTCGTCCCGGTCCTCGAACGTGGGCTCGAGAAGCCGCCCCACCTTCGTGGAGAGCGTGTACGCATCGCGAGGGTGGTTGCGCAACACTTCGCCCAGCCGGTACTCGGACAGGCCGAGCCCGTAGTGCGGCGCTGTGTCGAAGTAGCGGATGCCGGCGTCCCAGGCGGCTTCCACGGCGGCGTACGCATCCTCGTCACTCACCTCGGTGAAGAGGTTGCCGATGCCGGCGGCGCCAAACGACAGCGGACTGACCTCGACGCCGCTGCGGCCGAGGGTGTTCACCGGCCCGCCGGGCGCAGCCGCAGACCCTGCATGCCGCCGTCGACGGCGAGGGCGGTGCCGGTGGTGGCGCCGGAGAGGGGGCTCGCCAAATAGGCGATGGCGCCCGCGACTTCGGATGCCGAGACCAGGCGGCCGGCGGGCTGTCGGGCCTCCAGCGCGGCGCGCTCGGCGGCCGGGTCGGAGGCGGCGCCGAGGAGGCGGCCGACCCAAGGAGTGTCCACCGTGCCGGGGTTGACGCAGTTGACGCGGATGCCCTCGCGGACGTGGTCGGCGGCCATGGCGAGGGTGAGGGAGAGGACGGCGCCCTTCGAGGCGGAGTACAGGGCGCGTTGGGGCAGGCCCGCGGTGGCGGCGATGGAGCAGGTGTTGACGACTGCCGCGTACGCGGAGGTCCGGAGGTGGGGCAGGGCGGCGCGGGTGACGCGGACCATGCCGAGGACGTTGACGTCCAGGACGCGGTGCCACTGCTCGTCGTCGTTGTCCTCGATGGTGCCCTGGGCGCCGATGCCCGCGTTGTTGATCACGATGTCGAGTCCGCCGAGGTCGGCGACGGCCGCGGCAACCGCTTCGCGCACGGAGGCGTCGTCGCAGACGTCGGCGCGGTGGCCGAGGAGCGGCTTCTCGACCGACGAGGGGTCCAGGTCGAGGACCGCGACCTGGGCGCCTCGGGCGGCGAGGAGGTCGGCGGTCGCGCGGCCGATGCCGGAGGCGCCGCCCGTCACGAGCGCCTTGAGGCCTGCGAAGTCCTGCGCCCCGCCTGCCGGTTCCTGGGGTTCCGTCATACCGCTTCGCCCTTCCGGTCGGTGAGTTCCTGTTGCGGGAGGTCGGCGGCCCGGAAGCCGCCGCCGGGGGTGGTGCGAGTGGGGGGCGGGGACACGGAGGGCCTTTCGGTCGGTGGCGCAGGATCCTCGGTGAGTAGGTGCCCGGTGAGTGGCTGCTGGGCGAGTGGCTGCTGGGCGCGCGAACGAATATTTATCAGACCACTTTGCTCTCCCGACAGGCCTTCGCAGGGAGTTTCCGCGTTCTTTGGCCATGGTGGTCGGACCACTCGGCTCGTTAGGCTGCGGCGCACCGGGCGACAGGAGGAAGCGGCGTGGACGAAACGGCCCCGTACAAGGGCACGGTGACGCAGCGCGGCATCGAGCGGATCAAGCAGATGATCGGCGAAGGCCGACTGGAGCCCGGGCAGCGGCTGCCCACCGAGCGTGATCTCGCGACCCAGCTGGGCATGTCGCGCAGTTCGGTGCGCGAGGCGATCCGCGCGCTCACGGTCCTCGGTGTGCTGGAGGCGCGGCACGGATCGGGCATCTACGTCACGCAGTTGCAGGCCGGCGACCTGCTGGAGACCTTCGGGGTCGTGGCCGATCTGTCGCGCGGGCCGCGCCTGGTGGAGCTGCTCGAAGTGCGCCGGGTCCTGGAGTCGACGGCGACCGCGCTGGCGGCCGCCCGGATCACGGCCGAGCAGCTCGTCGACGTAGGGAAGCATCTGACCGCGATGAACGCGACGGACGACCCGGAGGAGATCCTCGCGCATGACCTGGCGTTCCACCGCGCCATCGTGGCCGCCGCGGGCAACGAGACGATGACGGCGATCCTGGACGGCCTGTCCTCGCGCACCTTCCGCGCCCGGGTCTGGCGCGGCTACCAGGAGGAGGGCGCCTTCGCCCGCACCCGCCGCGAGCACGCGGCGATCCACCGCGCGCTGGCCGCCCGCGATCCGGAGGCGGCGCGGGTGGCCGCCGCCGCGCACGTGGGCGAGGTGGAGGAGTGGCTCCGGACGCAGCTCGACGGTGAGGGCTGAGCCGGGCCGGGAGCAGTCACCGGCCGGACCGCTCGCCGCCCCGCTCGCCGCAGTGGGCACGGAGCCGTCGGGTCAGGTGGTCTGTCGGCTCGCGTCGGCGAGGACTCCGACCGCCTCGCCCACGCGCCGCATCCTCGCCTTGCGGGGGCGGCTGGAGAACGCGACCCTCGCCCCGGTCACCCGGGCCTTGATCCAGAAGAACAGCCCCAGGAGGCAGCCGAGGTGTTCGTCGGCCTCAGTACGGCGACGACGGCTGCCGCACAGGCGCCGCCATCACCAGGAACCACCCGGGAACCCACCGCCCCCGCGCCGCCGCATGCCCCGTACCGCCATCATGTGCACCAAGAGACACGGGACCGCTACCCTCCGGGCCGGTGAGCCGATGAGAGTTGCCAGAACGCCACACACTTTCCAGTCGGGAAAGTTCCCTGTGGGATTCACACATTCGCAGGGAACGCCCGCCTACGTGTGCGACCGTGGCCGCCCCTCCGCTCTCTCAGGCCCGTGCCAGCCGCAGGGTCACCAGCTCGAAGGGCCGCAGCCGCAGGGTCACCCGGTCGCCGTCGCGCTGCGGTGCCACCGCGTCCGCGAGCGGGCGTTCCAGCAGGTCCGTCACCGTGACGGCCGCGACCTCGAAGCCCGCGGTGAGCGTGGCCCGGGTGCGTCCGCCTCGTGACTCGTGGAAGCGGACGACCACGTCGCCGCTGCCGTCGTCGGCCAGCTTCACGGCGGTGACGACGACCGCGTCCTGCTCGACGCTCACCAGGGGTGCGACCGACGGAGCCCCGCCGGTCACCGTGCGCTCCGGCAGGTTGATCCGCCAGCCCTCACGCACCGCGTCGCCGATCCCGGCACCGGGTACCAGCGCGTGCCGGAAGCGGTGGACGCCCTGGTCGGTCTCGGGGTCCGGGAAGCGCGGGGCACGCAGCAGCGATACGCGGACCGTGGTGGTCGTACCGCCGTCACCGTCGCTGCGTACGGCACGGGTCACGTCGTGGCCGTACGTCGAGTCGTTGACGACCGCGACGCCCCAGCCCGGCTCCTCGATGTGCACGAACCGGTGGTTGCAGGCCTCGAACTTGGCGGCCTCCCAGGACGTGTTGGTGTGGGTCGGCCGGTGGAAGTGCCCGAACTGGGTCTCGGACGCGTACCGTTCGGCGTGCACGTCGAGCGGGAATGCGAGCTTGAGGAACTTCTCCGTCTCGTGCCAGTCGACCTCGGTGTCGAGGGTGAGCCGCCGCTCCCCCGGGGCGAGGGACAACACCTGGGTGACGCGCGAGGCGCCGAAGGTCCGTACGACGCGGACCGACACGCCGTCGCCGACGGGTACGACCTCGTCGGCGTCGACCAGGTCGGTGCCCGTGTTCCGGTAGAACTCGTCGACGTCCCAGGCGTCCCACATGTTCGGGAAGTCGGGGTGAAGTTGGAGGAGGTTCGCGGCGCGTCCCGGGGCGACGGTCTCCCGGTCGGCCTCGATGTCGTAGACGGAGACGACGAGCCCGCGCCCGTCGATCTCGATCCGCAGCAGACCGTTGTCCAGCACATGGCCCCCGGCCGCCGTCGACGAAAGCGACACGGCGCCGGCGACGACGGCGGTGGCGGCGCCGCCCGCCGGGACTCCGCTGCGGCCGTGCGGGGCGGAGTTGAAGACCAGTTCCGTGGTCCCCTCCCCCGCCAGGGCCCGCTGGGCCGCGTCGATGATCGCGTTCAGTTCCCCGGCGACCCGCGCGTAGGTCCTGCGGGCCTCCCGGTGCACCCAGGCGATGGACGAGCCGGGCAGGATGTCGTGGAACTGGTGGAGCAGCACCGTCTTCCAGATACGGTCCAACTCCTCGTAGGGATAGAGGAATCCGGTGCGTACGGCCGCGGTCGCCGCCCACAGTTCCGCCTCGCGCAGCAGGTGCTCGCTGCGGCGGTTGCCCTGCTTGGTCCCGGCCTGGCTGGTGAGGGTGGCGCGGTGCAGTTCGAGGTACAACTCCCCCACCCAGACGGGCGGGTTGGGGTATTCGGCCTCGGCCTTCTTGAAGAACTCCTCGGGCGTCTCCCAGGCCACCGTGGCGGAGCCTTCGAGGTCGCGCAGGCGGCCCGCCTTGGCGATCATCTCGCGCGTCGTGCCGCCGCCTCCGTCGCCCCAGCCGGTGGGCGCGAGGGAGTGCCGGGCGGCGCCCTTGTCCTTGAAGTTCCGTGCCGCGTGGGCGATTTCGCTGCCCTTCATGGAGCAGTTGTAGGTGTCGACGGGCGGGAAGTGGGTGAAGATCCGGGTGCCGTCGACGCCCTCCCACTGGAAGGTGTGGTGCGGGAACTTGTTGGTCTGGGACCACGAGATCTTCTGCGTGAGCAGCCACTTGGAGCCCGCCGCCTTGATGATCTGCGGCAGCCCGGCGGCGAAGCCGAAGGTGTCGGGCAGCCAGGCCTCCTCGTTCTCGATGCCGAACTCGTCGAGGAAGAACCGCTTGCCGTGCACGAACTGACGGGCCATCGCCTCCGAGCCGGGCATGTTCGTGTCCGACTCGACCCACATGCCGCCCGCGGGCACGAACCGCCCGTCGGCGACCGCCTTCTTGACCCGCGCCCATACCTCGGGCCGGTGCTCCTTGACCCACGCCCACTGCTGGGCCTGGGACATGGCGAAGACGAAGTCGGGCTCGTCGTCGAGGAGGGCCGTCATGTTGGAGGTGGTCCGAGCGACCTTGCGGACCGTCTCGCGCAGCGGCCACAGCCAGGCCGAGTCGATGTGCGCGTGCCCGACGGCGCTGATGCGGTGCGCGGAGGGGACCGCGGGTTCGGCGAGCACGCTTGCGAGGTGCGAACGCGCGGCAGCAGCGGTGCCGCCCACGTCCTGGAGGTCGACCGCGTCGAGCGCGCGCTCCACGGCGCGCAGGATGTCCCAGCGCCGCGCGCCCTCGACCGGCAGCTCGGCCATCAGCTCGCCCAGCACCTCCAGGTCGATGACGAGCTGCCACACGCTCTCGTCGAAGATCGCGAGGTCCATGCGGGCGAGGGTGTACTGCGGCTCGTCGCCCGCCGTCTCCTTGTCGCCCAACTGCGTGGGCAGGAAGGGGTGGTAGTCGAGGATGACGGGGTTGGAGGCGGCCTCGATGTGCAGCCGGACCTCTTCGCCGCCCTCGACCGGGGCGCCGATGCGCACCCACTGGTTGCGCGGGTTGAGGCCCTTCACCGGGGTGCCGTCGGGCCGGTAGACGAGGCCCTCACACTGGAAGCCGGGCATGTTCTCGTCGAAGCCGAGGTCGAGGATCGCCTCGACGGTCCTCCCCGCCCAGGCCTCGGGGACGGTTCCGGTGACGCGGAACCAGCTGGTGCCCCACGGAGCACCCCAGCGCGCGCCGACCGCGATCGTCTCGGGTGCGGCGGCGAGCCCTTCGGCGACCGGCACCGGCTCGCCTGGGGCGTTCCACACCGCGACATCCAGCGGCACGGACTCGGGGTACACGGCGGGGCGGATGCGCTCGTCGAGGACGCGCCGGAGGCGGGCTTCGACCAGGGTGCGGTCGTCATGCATGAGGTGCTCCGTGAGGTGAGGGTGCGGGCTACCGGATGTGGGGGCCGGATACGGACGGGCGGGCTACCAGGTGTGCGTGGTCGTAGCTGCGGTCGACACGGTGAACAGCTCCCCGACCGCGCGCAGTTCGAACCCTGCGGCGCTCTCGCCCGGCTCGGGGACGAGACCGCCGACGTAGAAGGCGCGCTGGCAGGTGCCGCCGAGGAAGCGGCGCCTGCCGTCCGGGAGCACGCGGTGCAGCTCGTAGTGGCGTACGGCACCGGGGGCGGCCGGCCACGCGAAGCGCAGGTTGCCGCCGTCGGCGTCGGTGATGCGCAGCTCGGCGGGGGCGGCGGGGGTCACCGTCGCGTCCCGCACGGCGAGGCCGCCGAGCCGCCAGCGCGCCTGCCCACCGCTGCCGGTGAGCCGAACGGCCAGCGTGCGCACCGTGCCGGAGAGGCCGGTCAGCGGCACGGTGGTGGTCTGCCACCCGTTGCTGGTGGCGACCGGGAAGTAGGTGTACGACGGCGCCTGTCCCGGTGCGCTCGGGTCGGCGGTGGCGATCGCCAGCTCGACCCGGGCGCTTCCCGCGTCGACCCGATGGGTCAGCTCCACGACCGTCTCGGGACGGATGGGCAGCCTCGTCGCGTACAGGTCCAGTGTGGCGGGCGCGTCGAGGGCACCGGAGATGAGGAGGCTGCTGCCACCGCGCCAGGCGTCCGCGAAGTCGAAGGCCACGGTGGGGCGTTGGCCCGTGGTGCGCACGACCCAGCGGCGGGAGGGCAGCCGGTCCTGGAGGCCGAGGTGGTTCCAGCCGGAGTCGGAGGTGACCTCGCCATTCTCGTACCACTTCAGGCCGTGGCCGGTGTTGAAGACGGTCGCGAAGGGGACGGAGGTGACCGTCGACCGGTCGGCGACCGATACAGCCGGGGCGCGCCAGCGGGCGTTCGGGTCGGGTGCCGACGGGTCGAGCGAGGCACCGGTCCAGAACTGGTCGTCGGCGGTGTGGAAGTCGCCGGGGGTGCGGCTCGCGGGCAGGTGGTTGCGGGTCCATTCGGGCCGGTAGAAACCGAGGGAGGTGACGTGCGCCTTGGTGGTCGGCACGATGGCGTCCCAGTTGACGGAGGTGCTTGTGCCGTTCGACTCGACGTCGACGCCTGCCCACAACTCGTAGCAGCTGCGGCCGAGTTGCTGGGCCTGTCTGCCGGAGGTGGCCAGCGAGCCGGCCGTCCAGCGGAAGTCGAGGAACATGGAGTCGGCGGCCTGGAAGAACGTCTTGTTCTGGTTGTTCAGGGCCCCCTGCCAGCTCACCGAGCCGTTCACGGTCATCGCGTCGTACCAGGT
Above is a genomic segment from Streptomyces sp. R21 containing:
- a CDS encoding amidohydrolase, which encodes MGAAVTVDAHHHVWDLSVRDQDWITGPELRPLRRNFAVTDLEPEARAAGVDRTVLVQTVTVAEETPEFLALVLDDLRPYADTVLDAFGPDRLMFGSDWPVCTLAASYAQVIDTAHELIRELDATGCEAVLTGTATRVYQL
- a CDS encoding endo-beta-N-acetylglucosaminidase, with product MNLSRRTVLLAAASAALTPALPAAATAATRDLQPYASYWYPDSLPSGTPGTGITWRSLKAWRAETDADLAFNAASVPLAARFTPTPANTTARSGQARVQSLVSFGPTSSNPAQGAATADYYALTHWAYLDELVFWGGSSGEGIVLAPNAPIVDSAHRHGVPVLGNIFLPPAAYGGQLQWTRDLVQKDSAGHYPLAAQLVAVAAAYGFDGWFVNAETGGGNSVLATDMLGFLKELKALGAARGQRVTWYDAMTVNGSVSWQGALNNQNKTFFQAADSMFLDFRWTAGSLATSGRQAQQLGRSCYELWAGVDVESNGTSTSVNWDAIVPTTKAHVTSLGFYRPEWTRNHLPASRTPGDFHTADDQFWTGASLDPSAPDPNARWRAPAVSVADRSTVTSVPFATVFNTGHGLKWYENGEVTSDSGWNHLGLQDRLPSRRWVVRTTGQRPTVAFDFADAWRGGSSLLISGALDAPATLDLYATRLPIRPETVVELTHRVDAGSARVELAIATADPSAPGQAPSYTYFPVATSNGWQTTTVPLTGLSGTVRTLAVRLTGSGGQARWRLGGLAVRDATVTPAAPAELRITDADGGNLRFAWPAAPGAVRHYELHRVLPDGRRRFLGGTCQRAFYVGGLVPEPGESAAGFELRAVGELFTVSTAATTTHTW
- a CDS encoding alpha-mannosidase is translated as MHDDRTLVEARLRRVLDERIRPAVYPESVPLDVAVWNAPGEPVPVAEGLAAAPETIAVGARWGAPWGTSWFRVTGTVPEAWAGRTVEAILDLGFDENMPGFQCEGLVYRPDGTPVKGLNPRNQWVRIGAPVEGGEEVRLHIEAASNPVILDYHPFLPTQLGDKETAGDEPQYTLARMDLAIFDESVWQLVIDLEVLGELMAELPVEGARRWDILRAVERALDAVDLQDVGGTAAAARSHLASVLAEPAVPSAHRISAVGHAHIDSAWLWPLRETVRKVARTTSNMTALLDDEPDFVFAMSQAQQWAWVKEHRPEVWARVKKAVADGRFVPAGGMWVESDTNMPGSEAMARQFVHGKRFFLDEFGIENEEAWLPDTFGFAAGLPQIIKAAGSKWLLTQKISWSQTNKFPHHTFQWEGVDGTRIFTHFPPVDTYNCSMKGSEIAHAARNFKDKGAARHSLAPTGWGDGGGGTTREMIAKAGRLRDLEGSATVAWETPEEFFKKAEAEYPNPPVWVGELYLELHRATLTSQAGTKQGNRRSEHLLREAELWAATAAVRTGFLYPYEELDRIWKTVLLHQFHDILPGSSIAWVHREARRTYARVAGELNAIIDAAQRALAGEGTTELVFNSAPHGRSGVPAGGAATAVVAGAVSLSSTAAGGHVLDNGLLRIEIDGRGLVVSVYDIEADRETVAPGRAANLLQLHPDFPNMWDAWDVDEFYRNTGTDLVDADEVVPVGDGVSVRVVRTFGASRVTQVLSLAPGERRLTLDTEVDWHETEKFLKLAFPLDVHAERYASETQFGHFHRPTHTNTSWEAAKFEACNHRFVHIEEPGWGVAVVNDSTYGHDVTRAVRSDGDGGTTTTVRVSLLRAPRFPDPETDQGVHRFRHALVPGAGIGDAVREGWRINLPERTVTGGAPSVAPLVSVEQDAVVVTAVKLADDGSGDVVVRFHESRGGRTRATLTAGFEVAAVTVTDLLERPLADAVAPQRDGDRVTLRLRPFELVTLRLARA
- a CDS encoding lipase maturation factor family protein, which gives rise to MGWFAASEYWLSRMVFQRALATVYLVAFLGAALQFRALLGERGMLPIPRFVALVPFRRAPSVFHLHYSDRFFAAWAWTGCAVSAALIAGVDRQLPLWGCMLLWLVPWALYLSIVNVGQTWYSFGWESLLLEVGFLAVFLGNDEVAPPVVVLFLLRWLLFRVEFGAGLIKMRGDACWRTLTCLDYHHQTQPMPGPLSWFFHHLPRPLHRVEVAANHVTQLVVPVLLFTPRPIATAAASLMILTQLWLVLSGNFAWLNWVTIVVALSVVEFPTTPPDVAGPPLWYEIVVLAVATGLVALSYRPARNLVSPRQVMNRSFDPLHLVNTYGAFGSVSRLRHEVVIEGTADEVPREESDWREYEFKGKPGDVRHWPRQFAPYHLRLDWLMWFVGLSPSYAGAWFTGLVERLLENDRDTLRLLRSSPFPPDAPPRYVRARLYRYRYTTWRELRETGACWERTYVREFMPPTRLDRPVTQSW
- a CDS encoding FadR/GntR family transcriptional regulator codes for the protein MDETAPYKGTVTQRGIERIKQMIGEGRLEPGQRLPTERDLATQLGMSRSSVREAIRALTVLGVLEARHGSGIYVTQLQAGDLLETFGVVADLSRGPRLVELLEVRRVLESTATALAAARITAEQLVDVGKHLTAMNATDDPEEILAHDLAFHRAIVAAAGNETMTAILDGLSSRTFRARVWRGYQEEGAFARTRREHAAIHRALAARDPEAARVAAAAHVGEVEEWLRTQLDGEG
- a CDS encoding SDR family NAD(P)-dependent oxidoreductase — encoded protein: MTEPQEPAGGAQDFAGLKALVTGGASGIGRATADLLAARGAQVAVLDLDPSSVEKPLLGHRADVCDDASVREAVAAAVADLGGLDIVINNAGIGAQGTIEDNDDEQWHRVLDVNVLGMVRVTRAALPHLRTSAYAAVVNTCSIAATAGLPQRALYSASKGAVLSLTLAMAADHVREGIRVNCVNPGTVDTPWVGRLLGAASDPAAERAALEARQPAGRLVSASEVAGAIAYLASPLSGATTGTALAVDGGMQGLRLRPAGR
- a CDS encoding aldo/keto reductase, with protein sequence MNTLGRSGVEVSPLSFGAAGIGNLFTEVSDEDAYAAVEAAWDAGIRYFDTAPHYGLGLSEYRLGEVLRNHPRDAYTLSTKVGRLLEPTFEDRDDLANGFAVSAAHHRVWDFSAYGVRRSLEESLRRLGLERVDIVYLHDPDDHAEQAFREAYPELEDMRSEGLVGAIGVGMNQAEMLTRFVRDTDVDVVLCAGRYTLLDQRALAELLPAAVERGVSVVIGGAFNSGLLADPRAGATYNYATTPAELLDRALLLKAIAERHGTSLRAAALAFCAAHPAVASVLVGARSAAEVRDCAEQFADRVPPAFWQELREAKLLPADAPVPAREPS